The following are from one region of the Nicotiana tomentosiformis chromosome 7, ASM39032v3, whole genome shotgun sequence genome:
- the LOC138896323 gene encoding uncharacterized protein: MSVTQYEMQFSELACHAIWLVPTDRERIMRFIDGLTYQLQLLMTKERVSGATFDEVVNIARQIEIVRGQERVEREAKRPRGQGGFSDAPFGGQFQHSRGLHFRQAQSARPFHRGASSGHSSHNSHQVHSSLSALPVQSSSCAPPVQGSSMPSSSTSHPGVGSLQFLPPAPGNCFECGELGHLWRQCPHRHGGLSQQRSHPPTTTPITSPPA, from the coding sequence atgtctgtgacacagtatgagatgcaatTCTCTGAGTTGGcatgtcatgctatctggttggttcccacggacagagagaggatcatgaggtttattgatggcctcacttatcaactacagttgctcatgaccaagGAGCGAGTTtcaggtgctacctttgatgaggttgtcaatattgctcggcagattgagattgttcgcggtcaggagagagttgaaagggaggccaagaggcctcgtggtcagggtggattcagtgatgctccttttgggggtcagttccagcacagtAGAGGTCTTCATTTCaggcaggctcagtcagctcggccatttcatcggggtgcatcatctggccatagttCTCACAATTCTCATCAggtccactcatcacttagtgcccttccagttcagagttcatcctgtgctccacctgttcagggctcttccatgccaagttcttctaccagtcatcccggtgttGGTTCTCTTCAGTTtctgccgccagcaccagggaattgttttgagtgtggggagcttgggcatttgtggaggcagtgtcctcatcgtcatggaggtctatctcagcagaggagtcatccTCCGACTACAACACcaattacctcaccacccgcctag